A single window of Cydia amplana unplaced genomic scaffold, ilCydAmpl1.1 scaffold_41, whole genome shotgun sequence DNA harbors:
- the LOC134661993 gene encoding uncharacterized protein LOC134661993 → MDNPAQGLNPEMAPITGPHKGASGAGSSTSPDWEEPMEGQYRAEAASKKRPHEGNRVLDYETHVGSGPKVSTSLRGRAKAMAKKASIGHFTGLAAAKARLKAYKEDLLLEVLDSQEGKGKGVVPPLLLRRSQGDNKKKGDKEPWMVSPSPSPSQEMTECSPPLYTGTDYIEIVREATHIILEAAGKSGNLNGQVWGKLNQACRDILAATDVLADRVEDEELRALKEDNNRMREQLAQCQSEMKALRRAFSERTIQPSQAPTAQCDQATDFSEALKEALKELKEDLKRDLTITMGNMISARTGHFPEPVPRPPLAADRNKKIANQPEPLSGAPPSRAVTGAPPIRQPKAPVAQPSAPATKKRANSAPRQKTVKEPSASPPSQPATKTQEPAESWTQVVRKGNGKSAKPPSPPAAPARKPAPAGPRKLVVPATAAIVMALKPESEATYASILYKVTKSVKLADVGVEHVKVRKTAAGARILEVSGSDNGRAADELCRKMTEVIGEEARVYRPTKMADLRISGLDEAATQEEIAGAIAKMGECSINEVKVGSIRAQYNGTVSTLAQCPITAAKRVTAAGRLQIGWSSALVVALDPTPMRCFRCMGTGHTRALCPSPVDRSGLCFRCSRPDHKRVDCKAETAFCSVCHAAKRPAGHIMGGFSCTPPPAKGKEALLKTQRAPTMSNIDQRACEGQNMDI, encoded by the coding sequence atggataaCCCCGCGCAGGGGTTGAACCCGGAGATGGCTCCAATCACTGGGCCCCATAAAGGGGCTTCAGGGGCGGGTTCTTCGACCTCGCCCGACTGGGAGGAACCTATGGAGGGCCAGTACAGGGCTGAGGCCGCCTCCAAGAAGAGGCCCCATGAGGGAAACCGGGTCCTGGATTATGAGACTCACGTTGGGAGCGGGCCTAAAGTTAGCACCTCGCTGAGGGGTAGGGCCAAGGCCATGGCGAAGAAAGCCTCCATAGGCCACTTTACCGGCCTGGCAGCAGCCAAGGCCAGACTGAAGGCCTATAAGGAGGACTTGCTCTTGGAGGTGCTGGACAGCCAGGAGGGAAAGGGAAAGGGAGTGGTCCCCCCTTTACTCCTGAGAAGGTCCCAgggggacaacaaaaagaagGGGGATAAGGAGCCGTGGATGGTGAGCCCGTCCCCTTCTCCAAGTCAAGAAATGACAGAATGCAGCCCGCCCCTATACACAGGGACGGACTACATAGAAATAGTGCGGGAGGCGACCCATATTATCCTAGAGGCTGCCGGAAAATCCGGCAACCTAAATGGACAAGTCTGGGGCAAACTGAACCAGGCCTGCCGGGACATCCTGGCGGCGACTGACGTCCTGGCGGATAGAGTAGAGGACGAGGAGTTGCGGGCCTTGAAGGAGGATAATAACCGAATGCGGGAGCAACTGGCCCAATGTCAGTCCGAGATGAAGGCCCTTCGTAGAGCCTTCTCTGAGAGGACGATCCAGCCCTCACAGGCCCCGACGGCCCAATGCGACCAGGCGACGGACTTTTCTGAGGCCCTCAAAGAGGCCCTCAAGGAATTAAAGGAGGACCTGAAGCGGGACCTTACAATTACCATGGGAAACATGATCTCGGCCCGCACGGGCCATTTCCCCGAGCCGGTCCCCCGCCCTCCTCTCGCTGCGGACAGGAATAAGAAGATTGCGAACCAGCCGGAACCTCTCTCTGGGGCGCCGCCCTCAAGGGCAGTGACAGGTGCGCCGCCCATAAGGCAGCCTAAGGCCCCTGTGGCCCAGCCTTCGGCACCAGCGACCAAGAAGAGGGCTAACTCTGCTCCTAGGCAGAAGACGGTGAAGGAGCCTAGTGCCTCTCCACCCTCGCAGCCGGCAACAAAAACGCAGGAGCCTGCTGAGTCTTGGACGCAGGTTGTCAGGAAGGGCAATGGCAAATCCGCCAAGCCCCCTTCCCCCCCTGCCGCCCCGGCTCGGAAACCGGCACCAGCAGGCCCGCGGAAGCTGGTTGTGCCCGCCACGGCCGCGATCGTGATGGCCTTGAAGCCGGAGTCTGAGGCGACATACGCCTCAATTTTGTATAAGGTCACCAAATCGGTGAAGCTTGCTGATGTGGGTGTAGAGCACGTCAAGGTCCGCAAAACAGCTGCTGGGGCCAGGATACTTGAGGTGTCCGGGTCCGACAATGGTAGGGCGGCTGACGAACTCTGCCGAAAAATGACGGAGGTGATCGGAGAGGAAGCCCGAGTATACAGGCccaccaaaatggcggacttacgcATTTCGGGCCTAGATGAGGCAGCCACTCAGGAAGAGATCGCGGGAGCAATCGCTAAAATGGGAGAGTGCTCAATAAATGAGGTTAAGGTGGGATCGATCAGGGCCCAATATAATGGGACAGTGTCGACTCTGGCACAGTGCCCTATAACGGCAGCCAAGAGGGTCACCGCAGCGGGTCGACTTCAAATAGGATGGTCCTCGGCTCTGGTAGTGGCGCTGGACCCAACACCGATGAGGTGCTTCAGGTGCATGGGCACGGGGCACACCAGAGCACTATGCCCGTCGCCAGTAGACAGGAGCGGGCTCTGCTTCCGGTGTAGCAGGCCGGACCACAAGAGGGTGGACTGCAAGGCGGAGACTGCCTTTTGCTCGGTATGTCATGCGGCCAAACGTCCAGCGGGACACATAATGGGTGGCTTTTCTTGTACGCCCCCACCAGCAAAAGGCAAAGAGGCTCTTCTGAAGACCCAAAGAGCCCCTACAATGAGTAACATCGACCAACGGGCCTGTGAGGGacaaaatatggatatttaG
- the LOC134661994 gene encoding uncharacterized protein LOC134661994: MDNPAQGLNPEMAPITGPHKGASGAGSPISPDWEEPMEGQDRAEAVSKKRPHEGNRVLDYETHVGSGPKVSTSLRGRAKAMAKKASIGHFTGLAAAKARLKAYKEDLLLEVLDSQEGKKKGVVPPLLLRRSQGDNKKKGDKEPWMVNPSPSPSQEMTETSPPLYTGTDYIEIVREATHIVLEAAGKSGNLNGQVWGKLNQACRDILAATDVLADRVEDEELRALKADNNLMREQLAQCQTEMKALRRALSERTIQPSQGPTAQCDQATDFSEALKEALKELKEDLKRDLTITMGNMISARTGYFPEPVPRPPLAADRNKTTANQPEPQSGAPPSRAVTGAPPTRQPKAPVAQPSAPATKKRANSAPRQKTVKEPSASPPSQPATKTQEPAESWTQVVRKGNGKSAKPPSPPAAPARKPAPAGPRKLVVPATAAIVMALKPESEATYASILFKVTKSVKLADVGVEHVKVRKTAAGARILEVSGSDNGRAADELCRKMTEVIGEEARVYRPTKMADLRISGLDEAATQEEIAGAIAKLGECSMNEVKVGSIRAQYNGTASALAQCPITAAKRVTAAGRLQIGWSSALVVALDPTPMRCFRCMGTGHTRALCPSPVDRSGLCFRCSRPDHKRVDCKAETAFCSVCHAAKRPAGHIMGGFSCTPPPAKGKEALPKTQRAPPVSNIDQRACEGQNMDI, translated from the coding sequence ATGGATAACCCCGCGCAGGGGTTGAATCCGGAGATGGCTCCAATCACTGGGCCCCATAAAGGGGCTTCAGGGGCGGGTTCTCCGATCTCGCCCGATTGGGAGGAACCTATGGAGGGCCAGGACAGGGCTGAGGCCGTCTCCAAGAAGAGGCCCCATGAGGGAAACCGGGTCCTGGATTATGAGACTCACGTCGGGAGCGGGCCTAAAGTTAGCACCTCGCTGAGGGGTAGGGCCAAGGCCATGGCGAAGAAAGCCTCCATAGGCCACTTTACCGGCCTGGCAGCAGCCAAGGCCAGACTGAAGGCCTATAAGGAGGACTTGCTCTTGGAGGTGTTGGACAGCCAGGAGGGAAAGAAAAAGGGAGTGGTCCCCCCTTTACTCCTAAGAAGGTCCCAgggggacaacaaaaagaagGGGGATAAGGAGCCGTGGATGGTGAACCCGTCCCCTTCTCCAAGTCAAGAAATGACAGAAACCAGCCCGCCCCTATACACAGGGACGGACTACATAGAAATAGTGCGGGAAGCGACCCATATTGTCCTAGAGGCTGCTGGAAAATCCGGCAACCTAAATGGACAAGTCTGGGGCAAACTGAACCAGGCCTGCCGGGACATCCTGGCGGCCACTGACGTCCTGGCGGATAGAGTAGAGGATGAGGAGTTGCGGGCCTTAAAGGCGGATAACAACCTAATGCGGGAGCAACTTGCCCAATGTCAGACCGAGATGAAGGCCCTTCGTAGAGCCTTATCTGAGAGGACAATCCAGCCTTCACAGGGCCCGACGGCCCAATGCGACCAGGCGACGGACTTTTCTGAGGCCCTCAAAGAGGCCCTCAAGGAATTGAAGGAGGACTTGAAGCGGGACCTTACAATTACCATGGGAAACATGATCTCGGCCCGCACGGGCTATTTCCCTGAGCCGGTCCCCCGCCCTCCTCTCGCTGCGGACAGGAATAAGACGACTGCGAACCAGCCGGAACCTCAATCTGGGGCGCCGCCCTCAAGGGCAGTGACAGGTGCGCCGCCCACAAGGCAGCCTAAGGCCCCTGTGGCCCAGCCTTCGGCACCAGCGACCAAGAAGAGGGCTAACTCTGCTCCTAGGCAGAAGACGGTGAAGGAGCCTAGTGCCTCTCCACCCTCGCAGCCGGCAACAAAAACACAAGAGCCTGCTGAGTCTTGGACGCAGGTTGTCAGGAAGGGCAATGGCAAATCCGCCAAGCCCCCTTCCCCCCCTGCCGCCCCGGCTCGGAAACCGGCACCAGCGGGCCCACGGAAGCTGGTTGTGCCCGCCACGGCCGCGATCGTGATGGCCTTGAAGCCGGAGTCTGAGGCGACATACGCCTCAATTTTGTTTAAGGTCACCAAATCGGTGAAGCTTGCTGATGTGGGTGTAGAGCACGTCAAGGTCCGCAAAACAGCTGCTGGAGCCAGGATACTTGAGGTGTCCGGGTCCGACAATGGTAGGGCGGCTGACGAACTCTGCCGAAAAATGACGGAGGTGATCGGAGAGGAAGCCCGAGTATACAGGCccaccaaaatggcggacttacgcATTTCGGGCCTAGATGAGGCAGCCACTCAGGAAGAGATCGCGGGAGCAATCGCTAAATTAGGAGAGTGCTCAATGAATGAAGTTAAGGTGGGATCAATCAGGGCCCAATATAATGGGACAGCGTCGGCTCTGGCACAGTGCCCTATAACGGCAGCCAAGAGGGTCACCGCAGCGGGTCGACTGCAAATAGGATGGTCCTCGGCTTTGGTAGTGGCGCTGGACCCAACACCGATGAGGTGCTTCAGGTGCATGGGCACGGGGCACACCAGAGCACTATGCCCGTCGCCAGTAGACAGGAGCGGGCTCTGCTTCCGGTGTAGCAGGCCGGACCACAAGAGGGTGGACTGCAAGGCGGAGACTGCCTTCTGCTCGGTATGTCATGCGGCCAAACGCCCAGCGGGACACATAATGGGTGGCTTTTCCTGTACGCCCCCACCAGCAAAAGGCAAAGAGGCTCTTCCGAAGACCCAAAGAGCCCCACCAGTGAGTAATATCGACCAACGGGCCTGTGAGGGacaaaatatggatatttag